The sequence CCAATGAAGTGCTACAAAGGAAACAAGCACGATGAGAAACTGAATACCCCCCATTACCATAACCAATTGTTCGTCCGCCAAGTTCGATAGATTGGAGACCTCTAAAAAGTGGGATATCCATAAACGATCGAAGCCCTCACTATAAAATCCAACAAACAAGGCAATAAGGAATAGCATTCTCATAATGAAACTTGCTTTGGAGTGCGAAATAATTTTGCCCATGTTGCTCTTCATACTTCCCCACGCAGATGTTCTTTCTGCTTTCTTGAATGGTTTGAAGTTTTCTTCTTTCATAAAAATGATTAAATAGACCGCTAACCCAATCATACATAATCCGCCAATGATAATTGGTAAATGAATCATAAAATAACCTGTTAAAATGCTTAATGGGATTGCAATAACTTGCCCGAGATTCCCCGCCTTTGCACCTCTTATAAAGGCTAACGAAGCACGCTCTTCGCCAATTTCATCCGCAATCCAGGCTTGCTGGGAACCGCTTGTAAACGTATAACCTATCCCCCATGCCACTTGAGCCAATAGTACAGTGATGAAGAACGGAAACAATCCTTCGACTAAAAAACCGATTCCTATTAAAAAGTAACCAATGATGATGGAAAGTTTCCGGCTTTTCAAATCCGAAACAACGCCAGTTGGAATTTCAAAAAGGAAAACAGATAGTTCTAATACAGTTCCCACTAATACGAGCTGTAGCGGACTTAGTCCTACAATTTTCACGTGATATAACAAATTTACTGTAAAGATAAATGTGAAAAATAATTGTGATAAGAAACAAGTAATAATGTATACTCGATACGGATCTTTTGTCTGTAATCTATTCATTTTATTCCTCCTCGACTTGATTATAAGGAGAAGGACAATCGATTTCTTGTCCATATTTGCGATAATGAAAAAAATGGACCTGTATTCAAGGCTATTGGAAAATGACGATGATAATTTTGGTGTTACATAAATCCACAACTTGGTATACAATACAGATGTAGTATAATCCAATCCTAATAGGATGGAATTACTTAAACTGGTACGTAAAAAAATGTATCAGAAGAGATTAAAGCAATCTAATAATTAAATGTTAGGACACTAAGATGAGGGGGAAATTTAAGAATGGTTAGTTTACAAAATGAAAGTACGGGGCAACAACAGTATCAGAATAACAGGTACCCAGAAATGACGGTAGGAAATTGGGTAGTAACGTTACTATTGTTAGCAATACCAATTGTAAATCTAATAATGCTTTTTATTTGGGCATTTGGAGATAAGTCTGCAAAAACTACGTTTGCAAAAGCATATTTAATCTGGACAGCTATCGGGTTAGCGCTGGCGGTTATTTATATAGTATTTGTCGTTGTTCTATTAGGGGCGACATTGGGAGAATTTTAATACGAATTAACATAGAGAGGAAGCCGTTCATTTGGGCGGCTTTTTCTTTTGCCTCTTTAAACGTACTCTCCTGGGCAGAAACATAAAAAAGGCATATCCTCATCGCCAAGATCTACCTCCCGCATTACCCGCTTCCTCCCAAGTAATGCCATATGGCGTTCCGACTTCTGTATATCCGGCTATGAAGGCAAATTAGTCATCCGAGAACTGTTCTTCGTGAAACTTATCCAATCCGTGCATCTGTTTTTTTATCTTTAGTTCTCCCTCTATTATTTTGATGTATAGACCATGTGGAAATGAAGTGTCTGTATATTTCATTTGTAAATAATAATGTTTCACATCACGCTTGGTAACTACTCAGGGCATAACTTAAAGAATGCGTGAAGAGCCTCATTTCACTCTACACGCTTCTAAAGGTATTAAAGCTCCTGATATGCCTTCTGATAGATCCCGCCATCTTTGACGACAGAGTGATACAACGCCTTTAACGCAAAACTTTTCTCCAAGTCATGCTCTTTCATCACTTCTCTCAGCCTCTTTTTCAGCTCCGCGTCATTTTTCACAAGCTGCTCCATCTTCGGTTTTGAATACTGCATAATCCAAACCTCCTCAACATTTATTTTCTCTTCTTAGTATACCACTGCATAACGCTCATCTACCCGATTCAGATTTGCTATACTACTTCTAACAGCAAGAAATAGAACGGAGTGGCATTATGTATAAAACAATTGGTATTCTTGCACACGTAGACGCAGGAAAAACAACATTTTCAGAACAACTTCTTTATCATACAAATAGCATTAAACAGCGGGGACGCGTTGACCATAAAGACACATTTCTCGACAGTCACACTATCGAAAAAGAGCGAGGCATTACCGTTTTCGCAGATCAAGCAGTTATCTCGTATAACAATTCCACCTATACCATTATCGATACACCCGGACATGTCGACTTTTCTCCAGAGATGGAACGCGCCATTCAAGTGATGGACTATGCCATTATCATTATTAGCGCCAGTGACGGTGTAGAGGGTCATACTGAAACCGTCTGGCAGCTACTACGTAAACACCAAGTACCTACATTTTTCTTCATCAATAAAATCGATCGTGAAGGAACGGATCTAGCTAGGATCATGCAAGAAATTCGCGAAAATCTGTCGGAAGACGTTTGCGATCTCACAACAGCTTTCCATGAAGGCATCATGCAGGAAGAGCTCATTGAATTTATTGCTGAACGCGATGAAGCACTGCTTGAAACCTATATGGAGTCTGGCTATGACAAAGATCTATGGCTGCAAACACTAAAAACTATGATTCGGGACAATAAAGTCTTCGCTTGCTCCAGTGGTTCCGCACTAAAAGACGTCGGCATCATTGAATTTTTCACGAAACTTGATGCGCTAACAGAGACTTTCTACGATGATGCCAAGGACTTTGCCGCACAGGTCTATAAAATCCGACACGATGATAGCGGCAACAGGGTCACGTTCCTTAAATCACTTGGAGGTACGCTGCGCGTTCGGGACGAAGTTAATTATGGGGAGCATACCGAGAAAATCACCCAAATTCGTGTCTATAGTGGATATAAATACAAAGCCGTTGACCACGTGCACGCTGGTGAATTGTTCGCAGTGACAGGCCTGACAAACGCAGCTATAGGTGACGGGGTGGGGACACTACAAGAAAAAGTGACCTTCGATTTAATTCCTACGCTGAAATCAAAGGTCATCTTTGATGTATCCATCCACACCAAAGAAGTATTAAGATGCTTCAATCTATTAGATGCCGAAGACCCTTCCCTCCGTGTCTTTTGGGATGAACACTTTCAAGAAATTCACGTGCATGTCATGGGTGTCATCCAACTTGAGGTATTGAAGGAAATTATCAAAGAACGATTTCAATTCACCGTCTCTTTCGGTGAACCAAAAATTCTATACAAAGAAACGATCGAAACAACCGTTAACGGCTATGGCCATTTTGAGCCGCTCAGGCATTATGCAGAAGTCCATTTAAAAATTGAACCTGCGGAACGAAATAGTGGCATCTCCTTCGACAATGTCTGTCACGCCAATGACCTGTCCATCGGCAATCAAAACCTAGTCCGTCACCATCTATTTGAACGCGACCATCATGGACTACTAACCGGCTCCGCCCTTACCGACGTCAAAATCACATTGCTGACAGGACGAGGACATAATGAGTATACATCCGGTGGAGACTTTAGAGAGGCCACCTATCGAGCTTTACGGCAAGGATTAGAACAAGCCAAAAGTGTAGTACTTGAACCGTACTACGATTATAAAGTCAAAGTAGCCTTAGAGCATATTGGCCGTGTCCTATCAGACATCCAACAAGCACATGGAAATTTTGAGCCCCCCGAAACAATGGGTGATAAAGTGCTGGTCAAAGGAAGAGTGCCCGTTGCCACTTTTATGAATTATAGTGCCACTTTCTCTTCCTTCACCCATGGAAAAGGAACACTAAGTCTACAATTTGGTGGCTATGATCGTTGTCATAACGAAGCACAAGTCATCGATATGATTAATTACAACAAAGATGCAGATCCAGAGTACACATCTATTTCCATTTTCCTTGCAAAAGGGAAAGGTTACCCAGTCCCTTGGCATGAAGCTGAAAATGCGATGCATTGTTTATAATTCCGTCACTCCTTGTCTAAAAGCGTTACCAAAGGATTAGTTTTCCAACTCACTCTAGTAGATAAGTTATATATTAAATGTTATTATTAAGAAATATGCATAACCGTGATTACTTTTCATTGAAAGTAAATCGTAATTTAATCCCTTTTAAACTGCCATGTGTTTGAAAATGATTGAACATATAGATACAGGAAGGAATTGTTTTATAATGCTGACGGGAATTAAAGATATATCATCTATTTCACTTCCGTTAGAAGAGACGTTTTGTATATCCATTACTGATTCTAACGGAACCATCACATACGTAAATCAACTATTTTGCGACCTTTCAAAATACAGTCAAGAAGAACTGATTGGACAAAATTACGGATTAGTAAATCCAGACTACACAGCTGAAAAATTTGTATCCGAGAT comes from Sporosarcina sp. FSL K6-3457 and encodes:
- a CDS encoding MFS transporter — its product is MNRLQTKDPYRVYIITCFLSQLFFTFIFTVNLLYHVKIVGLSPLQLVLVGTVLELSVFLFEIPTGVVSDLKSRKLSIIIGYFLIGIGFLVEGLFPFFITVLLAQVAWGIGYTFTSGSQQAWIADEIGEERASLAFIRGAKAGNLGQVIAIPLSILTGYFMIHLPIIIGGLCMIGLAVYLIIFMKEENFKPFKKAERTSAWGSMKSNMGKIISHSKASFIMRMLFLIALFVGFYSEGFDRLWISHFLEVSNLSNLADEQLVMVMGGIQFLIVLVSFVALHWMNRSAIHGNLRHIYVFLFVGSVLIIISLIGFALSSYVIGLLAFYIVIQVIRQVMYPLEDIWLNKIIPDSSTRATFFSVKGQVDAIGQIGGGPVIGVVASGFTIKTAIIVSAILLTPVLFLYKIILRQSKE
- a CDS encoding translation factor GTPase family protein, translated to MYKTIGILAHVDAGKTTFSEQLLYHTNSIKQRGRVDHKDTFLDSHTIEKERGITVFADQAVISYNNSTYTIIDTPGHVDFSPEMERAIQVMDYAIIIISASDGVEGHTETVWQLLRKHQVPTFFFINKIDREGTDLARIMQEIRENLSEDVCDLTTAFHEGIMQEELIEFIAERDEALLETYMESGYDKDLWLQTLKTMIRDNKVFACSSGSALKDVGIIEFFTKLDALTETFYDDAKDFAAQVYKIRHDDSGNRVTFLKSLGGTLRVRDEVNYGEHTEKITQIRVYSGYKYKAVDHVHAGELFAVTGLTNAAIGDGVGTLQEKVTFDLIPTLKSKVIFDVSIHTKEVLRCFNLLDAEDPSLRVFWDEHFQEIHVHVMGVIQLEVLKEIIKERFQFTVSFGEPKILYKETIETTVNGYGHFEPLRHYAEVHLKIEPAERNSGISFDNVCHANDLSIGNQNLVRHHLFERDHHGLLTGSALTDVKITLLTGRGHNEYTSGGDFREATYRALRQGLEQAKSVVLEPYYDYKVKVALEHIGRVLSDIQQAHGNFEPPETMGDKVLVKGRVPVATFMNYSATFSSFTHGKGTLSLQFGGYDRCHNEAQVIDMINYNKDADPEYTSISIFLAKGKGYPVPWHEAENAMHCL